The Halobacillus amylolyticus nucleotide sequence CGAATGGAAGCAGAGTTAAAACGGAATGAACAAATGGATCTTTATAAGAACCTAGAAATGCCTTTAGCCTTAATCCTGGGGGAAATGGAGCACCAAGGTGTAAGGGTGGATGTAGAGCGACTTAAACAAATGGGTAGTGAGCTTGAGGAAAGACTCCAAACCATTAGAGAAGAGATCTATGAGTTAGCGGGAGAGAGGTTTAACCTGAATTCTCCCAAGCAGCTCGGCCCGGTCCTGTTCGAAAAACTTGAGCTGCCTGTGATCAAAAAAACGAAAACAGGCTATTCCACTTCTGCTGATATCCTTGAACAGCTTGAAGGTCAACATGAAATCATTCCAAAAATTTTGCTTTATCGGCAATTGAGTAAGCTGCAATCGACCTATATAGAAGGCTTGCTTAAGGTAGTGTATGAATCTTCAAGTATGATTCATACAAGGTTTAATCAGGCACTCGCTCAGACAGGCCGATTGAGCTCAATCGACCCTAACTTGCAGAATATACCCATTCGTCTCGAAGAAGGAAGAAAAATAAGACAAGCTTTTGTCCCATCAGAACAGGGCTGGGTGATGTTCAGCAGTGATTATTCTCAAATTGAACTGCGAGTGTTAGCTCATATCGCTCAAGATGAGAAATTAGTGAAGGCATATAAAGAGGGGAAGGACATCCATACCCAAACAGCCAGCGAAGTTTTTGATGTACCTGAGAATGAAGTCACAAGCCAAATGAGGCGTCACGCTAAGGCGGTTAACTTTGGTATTGTTTATGGGATTAGTGATTATGGTTTATCACAAAGTTTAGGTATTACGCGTAAGGAAGCGAAACTTTTTATCGACAAGTATTTAAATAGTTATCCAGGTGTTAAGGAGTACATGGATGAATCCATACGTGAAGCGAAACGTCTAGGATATGTAACAACGCTTATGCAGCGTCGCAGGTATTTACCGGATATTACAAGTCGAAACTTCAATAAAAGAAGTTTTGCAGAGCGAACAGCCATGAACACACCTATTCAAGGAAGTGCAGCAGATATTATTAAAAAAGCTATGATTGATTTAAATCATCGTCTCCACGAAGATGGATTCAAAGCTCGTATGCTGCTGCAAGTTCACGATGAATTAATTCTTGAGGCACCAGAAGAAGAGATAGAAAAATTAAAGGATGTCGTAGCAGAGGTTATGGAGAATACGGTCAAATTAGAGGTTCCACTAGAAGTTGACTATTCTTACGGACCTACATGGTATGACGCGAAGTAAGTGAGGGGAACAACATGCCGGAACTACCTGAAGTGGAAACGGTGAGACAAACATTAAAGCAACTCGTCTTAAATAAACAAATTCAAGATGTTTCTATTTTTTGGGAGAATATTATTAAGCGTCCACAAGACCCGAATGATTTTAAGCAGTGGGTACAGTCGCAAACGATTCGTGATATAGAAAGAAAAGGGAAGTTTCTCATTTTTCAAATGGATGATATCGCTATGGTTTCACACTTGCGAATGGAAGGAAAGTTTGGTGTATATGAGTCTTCGGTTAGAAAGCCGAAACATACACACGTTATTTTCCATTTTACGGATGGTACTGAACTCCGTTATGATGATGTTCGTAAATTCGGAACAATGCATTTATTTGAAAAGGGGACAGAGAGAGAGCGTAAACCACTTAATCAATTAGGTCCGGATCCTTTTGATCCAGCTTTTACTCTGGATTATTTTTATGAAAGACTTAAGAAAACATCGAGAAATATAAAAGCGGTACTGCTTGACCAGAGTGTTGTAGGGGGCTTAGGAAATATTTATGTAGATGAAGCTCTCTATAGAAGCAGGGTTCATCCAGAACGAATCGCTAACCAGCTTACACTAGAAGAGGCGAAGCGGATCAGACAGGCGAGCATTGATACGATCCAAGAAGCAGTGGGCCAGGGCGGGACAACGATTCGCTCCTATATAAACAGCCAGGGGGAAATGGGTATGTTCCAGCAAAAACTGCGTGTTTATGGAAAGCAGGATACAGATTGTCTAGATTGCGGTTCACCGATTGTTAAGCTGAAAGTGAGCGGTCGTGGTACACATATTTGTCCAACATGCCAGAAGTAACAGGATAGGAGAGGAGCCCATATACTATTTCACATTCGATGGATACGAGGTGAAACGTAATGGGCACCGTTTTATTTACTTTCCTCTTCGGTCTTGCGGTTAGCGTAGATAGCTTTGGGATTGGCTGCATGATTGGATTGAAGAAAATTAGCATTTCATTAAAAAGAATCTGTGTAATTGCGTTGTTATCGGGCAGCTGCTTTCTTTTGTCCGCCTCGTTTGGGCAGTGGGTGAAGCCTTTTATTGATCAAACCCATGCTGAAAGATTAGGTGCATTAGCGCTTATAGGAATTGGCCTATTCCTTCTTTTTCAATTCGTGAAAAGCCCTAAAAAACCTGTAGCGGATGAAAAAGCTTGGGTACAGCCTACCCGTGTATTGCAATCACCTGAAACAGCCGATGTTGATCAGTCCGGGCATATTAAAGGCATGGAAGTGCTGATCCTAGGTCTTGCTCTTTCGTTAGATACTTTTGCAGCGGGTTTCAGCAGTTCGTTCATAGGAATTGCTCCGTTCCAAGCGGCCAGCTTAATTGTCATTATGACGAGCATTATGCTTTATACAGGAGTTAAAACCGGGGCTAAGCTGAGTAAGAAAGTGAACAACATCTCCGTGCTTCCAGGAATGTTACTCATAATTATTGGTCTAATTAAACTTGTGTAAGGAGGGAAAACATGACAGTTGTTATTGGCTTAACTGGCAGCATAGCCAGTGGGAAAAGTACGGTTTCTCAAATGTTTCACGATCTAATAATTCCTGTTGTTGATGCTGATGTCATTTCGAGGGAGGTTGTCCATGTTGGTGAATCTGCCTATGAAAAAATTGTCGATGCATTTGGTGAAGAGGTATTATATGATGACAAAACAATCAATCGTAAGCGGTTGGGTGAAATTGTATTTAGTAACAAGGAGAAACGAGATCAATTGAATCAAATTGTCCATCCTGAAGTTAGGAAAGAAATGCTACGTCAAAGGGATGCCTACAAAGCTGATGCGGCGGCAGCTGTTGTACTAGACATTCCTTTGCTATTTGAAAGTAAGTTGACGGATTATGCAGACCGCACACTTGTTGTGTATGTAGATGAAAACACTCAACTGGCTCGCTTAATGGAACGTGATCAATCAAGTGTTGAAGAGGCGAAGCAAAGAATTTCCTCACAAATCCCCGTTAGAAAAAAAGCTGAAATGGCTGATGCTGTCATTGATAATACAGGCACAATTGAACAAAGTTATGCACAATTAAAAAGCATACTTAAGAAGTGGAATATCATAAACTAACCTGACAGGAGCCTCATCTGTTTAGGTTAGTTTTTTAGTTGTTTCAAAAAAATTGATACAGTGGTTCGAGGGAGTTTCATGGGTATTAATAACCATATTGCTTCGGTCATGTAAATCGTTAACTTTTTGAACATACTTTTAAAATAAAATTGTAGAGATTTCTGCAAAACCGCTTTCAATGTGTTATACTATTTTTGAAAAAATGATTTATCAGTATATCATATATAGGGGGCTTGCCTTATGGGGAAAACACGAATTGCAATTAATGGTCTAGGTAGAATAGGTCGTATGGTCTTTCGGAAGGCTGTATTAGACGAAACAGTGGAACTCGTTGCTGTCAACGCAAGTTATCCTGCTGAAACCATTGCACATATGGTGAAATATGATAGTGTTCACGGACGTTTTGATGGAAAGATCGAAGCGATAGATGGCGGAATTGTTGTCAACGGAAAGGAAATTGCCCTTTGTTCTAAAAGGGACCCTTTGGAGTTGCCATGGGATGAATTGGACGTAGATATTGTAATTGAAGCGACCGGAAAGTTCAAAACTCAAGACGAAGCATCATTACACATACAATCTGGAGCAAAAAAAGTCATTATTACTGCTCCCGGAAAGGAAGTTGATGCAACGATTGTAATGGGCGTTAATGAGGAAGCATACAATCCTAATCAGCATAATGTGATTTCTAATGCCTCTTGCACTACTAATTGTTTAGCCCCTGTTGTTAAAGTACTGGAAGATCAATTTGGAATAGAGAATGGTCTTATGACAACGGTGCATGCATTTACAAATGACCAAAAGAACTTAGATAACCCACATAAAGATTTACGACGCGCTCGTGGATGTACTCAATCAATTATCCCTACTTCAACAGGTGCAGCAAAAGCGCTGGGAGAAGTGATCCCAGCGATGCAAGGGAAATTAAATGGTATGGCGTTAAGAGTGCCGACGCCGAATGTTTCCCTCGTTGATTTAGTTGTCGATTTGAAAACAGATGTAACCGAAGAACAAGTGAATCAGGCATTTTCTAAAATTGCTGAAGGCCAAATGAAGGGGATTTTGGAGTATAGTGATGAACCGCTCGTATCGATCGATTATACAACGTGTGATGCTTCTGCAATCGTAGATGGATTATCCACTCAAGTTATTGAAGATCGTAAAGTTAAAGTGTTAGCTTGGTACGATAATGAGTGGGGATATTCTTGCCGTGTTGTTGATTTAGCTAAATATGTCGGCAATTTATTAAATCAAGAAAAAAAAGTAAAAGCATCTTAAAGAGTGGAAATTCCTTTCCATAGTCCTTATAATAGGAATCACCCCG carries:
- the coaE gene encoding dephospho-CoA kinase (Dephospho-CoA kinase (CoaE) performs the final step in coenzyme A biosynthesis.), translated to MTVVIGLTGSIASGKSTVSQMFHDLIIPVVDADVISREVVHVGESAYEKIVDAFGEEVLYDDKTINRKRLGEIVFSNKEKRDQLNQIVHPEVRKEMLRQRDAYKADAAAAVVLDIPLLFESKLTDYADRTLVVYVDENTQLARLMERDQSSVEEAKQRISSQIPVRKKAEMADAVIDNTGTIEQSYAQLKSILKKWNIIN
- a CDS encoding manganese efflux pump, which codes for MGTVLFTFLFGLAVSVDSFGIGCMIGLKKISISLKRICVIALLSGSCFLLSASFGQWVKPFIDQTHAERLGALALIGIGLFLLFQFVKSPKKPVADEKAWVQPTRVLQSPETADVDQSGHIKGMEVLILGLALSLDTFAAGFSSSFIGIAPFQAASLIVIMTSIMLYTGVKTGAKLSKKVNNISVLPGMLLIIIGLIKLV
- the mutM gene encoding DNA-formamidopyrimidine glycosylase, whose product is MPELPEVETVRQTLKQLVLNKQIQDVSIFWENIIKRPQDPNDFKQWVQSQTIRDIERKGKFLIFQMDDIAMVSHLRMEGKFGVYESSVRKPKHTHVIFHFTDGTELRYDDVRKFGTMHLFEKGTERERKPLNQLGPDPFDPAFTLDYFYERLKKTSRNIKAVLLDQSVVGGLGNIYVDEALYRSRVHPERIANQLTLEEAKRIRQASIDTIQEAVGQGGTTIRSYINSQGEMGMFQQKLRVYGKQDTDCLDCGSPIVKLKVSGRGTHICPTCQK
- a CDS encoding glyceraldehyde-3-phosphate dehydrogenase, coding for MGKTRIAINGLGRIGRMVFRKAVLDETVELVAVNASYPAETIAHMVKYDSVHGRFDGKIEAIDGGIVVNGKEIALCSKRDPLELPWDELDVDIVIEATGKFKTQDEASLHIQSGAKKVIITAPGKEVDATIVMGVNEEAYNPNQHNVISNASCTTNCLAPVVKVLEDQFGIENGLMTTVHAFTNDQKNLDNPHKDLRRARGCTQSIIPTSTGAAKALGEVIPAMQGKLNGMALRVPTPNVSLVDLVVDLKTDVTEEQVNQAFSKIAEGQMKGILEYSDEPLVSIDYTTCDASAIVDGLSTQVIEDRKVKVLAWYDNEWGYSCRVVDLAKYVGNLLNQEKKVKAS